TTGGCACAAGGGATTAgtattaagaaaagaaattttttatttctggtgtATGCAGGGACTTGTCTAAGTTATTTGATCTACCTGGCCATAGATTAGGATACATAAAATGCACATATTTTTGACTTAAGAGATAGTGTTTGAAAACTTCCAAGTGAAAATAAAGACTATGCActcttttttttgaaaaaaaaaagtatcaaatttatttattcaatGCATCTTTCATCAGCTCTCCTCCATATGTTTTAAGCTATGTAGGTATAAAAGGTGGAACACATACACATTTGAAAACACTTGAGACAGAAAAGTGGAGACTAAATCCTGTAGTgaaacgaggcaaccaggtgccactaattgccaggtagtgggcgtgagcttgtgttaagcccacctgtgcctgattagggcaggcccccactgcgcatgagcaggaccagggggccaataaaaggtaagacctaAGACACGGGCTCAactcacactggaactcacaatctcggcatgcttggctttaagtgctgctttcagcactgcactacctttattgctccactgGAGCTCATCcccgtcagggtgaggctttgaggagtctcgaacccgcggccctcagcattgctcgggttgtGTCGTTACGTGCTTAGCCGGCTAGCACGCAGTACCGCAATGCCGGCGTCGCCGGTTCGAGACTCCTCggagcctcaccctaagggcgatgagcgctagtggcgcaatgaaggaagtgcagtgctgagagaaacaACTGACCTCTGCAGGcgtgctcaggaatgagctgagcctgtgaaaTCCCATGTATgtataaaatgctgaaatgtcATATTCTAATAATAATGTTTGCTTTGACCAACAGAACTGAGAATCAGCAATACTCCCCACTTCAAATCCCCTTTTGTGTCAGCCAGATGTGTATGACTCCTCATTTGAACAGTGGTATTAATTtaaggttttattatttttaaacataaagaAGGGCTAGTTGCTGGAAAGCACAACTTTTGCGCTGCTGCTTAGATCTATGCTACATGTAACCACCTAACATCTGCCACAATCTCTTTAGGACTACTCTGTTAATGGAAATGAGgctttgaaaaattaatcacTTCTGTATGAAAAACATTAATTGGAATTGAGGTTAAATAATTTTGGCATATTTACAACACAGAGCCCACatagttttttttccagtatgcCAACATTTTGCAACCTGGAAGGCAGCATAGTTTCAAGGGCCATGAGAACAAGGATCCCCCAAATCAGAACAAATATCCCCAAGATCAGAAGACCCTAAGTCAAAGGTAGCCTGAAGATTAGCAATTAGCAAGAATCACCAGCACAGCACCCTTCCTTTTGACCACCTCCTTTAGGTCATTAGGACATGGCACACTAGGCCCCTGGGCCGTCTGGTCTCACCCCATTTATGGCTATCTCTGAGGCATGAAAAGTTTCTGAAGGCAGAAACAAACTAGTAATAGATGGAGTGTTCAGGTGGCTGCTAcggaaaaacaaaacaaaacaaaacagtagtATTTTGTAGAACACGAGTAGCTTAAGAGAAATTAAGACTGTAAAAAAAGCAATCAGTTTCCTAGCATTTGGCCAGAACTTCAAGACTGATGATGGCTGGTAGTTCAGGACACAGGAAAAGCTAAGATAGGCTTTTCTTGCAGACAGGCCCCACCAGAGACACTTCAGCACACCCTATGGACACACAGCTGAATGAACCGCGGGGCCACGTGCAGCAGTGTACCTAAAGGAGGTCAGTAAGGCATACTACCCATTTTCTGAAGCTGACATCTCTCCAGGTCTGCTGAAGGAATACCAAAACTTGCTTTTTTGTAATTCAGTTTGCCATTCACATTTGCTCCACAATTTGAGAATTTCACAACAGCCATTGAGTAAGGAAAAATCATCTCAGTAAGGAAAAATCATCTACTTCCAGAGCCACCCAGATActtaatttttcactttaacATGCAAATTTAGAAAAGCAACTTGCACTACAACAGAAGcaggaaattaaattactgtaaCAAGTGTAATTTGGGCAACCTTTAACACAAATAATCTTAACAGAAAAGATACACTGAAGGTATTAAATCTCATACTTCAGGAAGTAACAGGTTCAAGTATCAAAGGACAGTTACAAAATGTACAAGTGTTTCATTTAAGAAGTGGATTTTTTGCTCAAGTAAGACGGCTTTTCCCCATTTAATCCTTCTTTGCTCGTTTGGCTTTTGCAATATTCTCTTGGCgtttttgtctcttcttttgTTCCCGCTCCCTGGCCTCAATCATTTTTGCAAGCTTCCACGAAAGTGCTGCGCTAATTACAAACAATGGTGTAAGGGCCAAGATGACAGTTGTAAGAAAGCCATACGGGTCCTTTGCGGCCCACTCCACGATGTATTCAGCCCAAGCCTTAAcatcaaacattttttctgtttttttactgagaaaacCCTatggaacaataaaaaaataatttctgtttattcagaaaaataaaagcatatacAGAAGCTACCGTTTTAATGTCATCTTTCATTATCAATGACCAAGGTCATTTTTGCTAGGAATTAAAAGTAAGCATAATACAAACTAAGAGCTGACTATACTTTACActgtttacaaaaaaattagTCATTTCATCCAAGAGAGCTTCAGATACTGTCAAGAAGAAATtgctccatggaaaaaaaattaaaatccctgAGGCCCTTGCTTCTTCggcagaggagaagcagagcccggctgctgtctctctctctctctcggGAGGTTTCTGTCGGAAGAGGGGGAGCCGGgtccctcctcccagcacctACCAGCAGTCGTCAAGGCGGGACAACGTCCCTGCCACGTCGGCAGCCATACCAGAAGCCACCGGGCCGTTCCGGGCCGGCCGCCTGCGACTCCCCGGGCTGGGACCAGCGGGCGGCAGTGCCCCAGCGCCCGCCGCCACGGCTCCCAGCCCGCACTAACGGCCGGACGCGCGCCTTGCTCCGCCCCCGGGGTCGCCCCGCCGCACTCACCTGCACCGCCACGGGCACCCTCCGGGCCTGCCGAGCGCCTTAGCGAGGTCCCTGCGGAGACAAGACACTGGCTGTGAGGGAAGGGCGCCCCCGCAGCCCGACCCCGCTCGGCACGGAGAGCGCTGCTAGGGATGGGGATGTAGGGGCGGCGAGAAGCTACTGCCAGACCCTAGGCCGGGTGGATCGTGCCGTGCCGTACTGTACCGTCCCGTCTTCGCTAACGTTCCGCCCCCCTCCCCCTCGTCACCCCTAAAGGGCGGCTGCCTGCCGAGCGGAAACAGGAAGAAAGTGTCCGCGCCGCCCATGCCGGCCGGGGATGGAAGGGAGCGCACCCGCCACGGCTGCCCAGAACGGCTCCGCGGGCCGCCCAACCCACCTGTGCTGCCACCGCCCTCCAGACGTCACTGCGAGGTGAGTCAGCGTCGCCCAGACCCAAGCAGATATGGGTGCGAACACAGCACGGCCCCGCCCGGGCCCTCCAATGGGGAGCCTCGGGCGGTGCCTCCCGCGGCGGGCGGGGTCCACCGGTGACGCGGCAGTGCTGTCCTGCGGTTTGCTCTCCTCCGCTGACTCCATCCCTCCGTGGCCCTCCGGTGACTCTCCGCTGTTGACGTTCTACCTTGCTACTGCACGGAGGTGTTTGTTGCTCGTTTAAACAAGGCTGCAGGTCGAAAAAAAGATTCCTAAGGTCTCTGAGTGGAAATTACACGTTGTAGATCCCTGTGGAGGCTGGTGACAGAATGCGTCAGTGACCCGTCTGTGACCCGTCCAGGCTGGGTCTGGGAGCCTGGACGGGTTGGGAGACAGTACCGTGTACACATGGCAGTGTCCAATATGTCCATTGTCTCTCCCGTTATAGGCCTGCTCAAGTGTGAGGTATGATCTGGAGGTAGACTACAAGTAACTTGCCCCTAGCTTGACAACATGCCGGATGTATCTCCTGTCCCTTGAAGGAAATCCTGACCTGCTCTGTTGGTGATTCAGTGGTGAGCTGCAGAGCACCGTGCAGTTCCTAGCGGTAAAAGTGCTTTTATTAGCTGCTTGCTGCTATCATAGCCGTGGTGTTTTCTCTGCTCCCTACTGAACtgacctcagaaaaaaatatttagttgaTCTCAGTATAACCTGAATGGCTGCTAAAGCCTTCAATATTCTCATACTGAAAATTCTGGATTTGAGATTTTGCATCACTTGTGTAGCATCAGTCCTTCCATCTTTTTACACAGCTATGTATGCAGACACTGATGTGAATAAGAAATTCATTACTTTTGAGGGTACCACCTTAGTACATGTAATGGTCTTGCAACCTCTTAAATTGTATTAATAATTTTAGGAATTTGTTTCTGTGGAGCATGTGCCATAAGGGCATTCTGCATTTGCATGTCTATCTggtaatatttataatattgaACACAGCAGAGAGTCAagtaagaaatatattttgttacAGAGTCACTGATTAGATCTGGTTAGTTTAAAATGCTTGAGATTGAGTATCTTGAATGCAACTTTGTGCTATGTgtaaattttcattatttgtgCATTTGTACTCAAAACCCATCTGTAGTATTCAGCCTGTTGTGATATACTTTgagaatagaatagaatagaatagaatagaatagaatagaatagaataaaatagaaaagcttcagatggaagggacctacagTTATCATCTAGTTCAACTGCCTGACCAGTTTAGGATTGACCAAAAGGCTTGGCAAATCAGCCACCcctctaggaagcctgttccagggtTTGACTCtcctcttggtaaagaaatgctGCTTAATGTCCAGTTTAAACCTAACTTGGAACAGCTTTGAACCATTTGAACCCACAAGTCTTATCACTGGATCccagggagagcagcacaagCATCTCCCTCTCCACTTGCgctcctcaggaagctgtagagagGAATATGTTAGGTTCAATTCAGGTACATatgccaaaataaaaatgactcACTGAATAACTATATATACACAACCTGGTTAATATTGCCACCTTTTAGAACTGctgcaaaattaattccaaGTTCCAGACTTTCATGTAACAGCAGTAGTCtcatctgtctgtctttctATGTCTTCTCTGCCTTATTGATATAAAGAGGAAAGTGACTGATTCATAGTAGCAGGGAAGTAAAAAATgtagggatttttttgcttctctagGAAATCATGTTATGTAATTACCATTTCTGGTGTCCTTCTCCCCCTAATAGTTTAGGAAGTTGTTGAATGGTTTTATTGACAAAATAGTAGAGACCTTCTACATAATAAATATGCTCCTTTAGGATTTGTGAAAATAGGCAAGTAGGTAGAGAAGACAGGCCTCCACTGCAACCCTGGCTGAAAGCCACTGTGTATCTGTATTAGGAATTAAGAAATGGGATTGTTACCTGATGGGAGGCCTTCATTTGAGGCTTGCACTCTACCAATTTCAGAACAGTTCAACCACAGGATCACAGGAGATCGGGGTACTTGCTTTGCAGTTACTCAGCTTTGTAGTTGAGTAACTCAAAAAGAGACAACAGAAATTCCAGAATTCACTGCAACTGGAACAAAGCAGCACAGCCATTAGCACACCATCAGAGTACTTCAAAAAGACTTTAAGGATATgtttataattataattttgaCAATTAACTGCTACTTTGTAAATTTTCACTTCTGAAACTTATCTAGAATTCTGTTTAACAACCCTGTTCTGTTATTTTTAGCTACACATGTGCCTGTGAGTATTTTAAGACAGACAGTCTTTAATTTTGCATCTGTCAGTTGCAAATGCATGGATGAGAGAGTTGCAGGGCTTAGGAAGAAGTGGAACAGGATCCACCAATGAAAGATACTATCATTAGAAGTGTGAAACTCGGGATTCACAATAAACATCTTAGTGGCTTACCTGTATGTCAGTCCAGATATCTGGGCGTCACACTccataattattaatattttataatttgtttgtgaggaaatattATCCACTGGGCATGTACGTCCTAAAAATTGCAAGGTAACCAGGTTAATGGTTTGAACGAATTACAACTgtttatttcagaggaaaaatgacACCACTTTTGACAGGAGTCTTAGGAAGGAGTCAATAGTGggagagaaacagggaaaacaggttttttgaACAAATTAATCACCCCAGGGAAAGGgcttttaagaaagaaagagaacgattaaaggtctttttcacCCTCGGAAGAAAGCCGATGGCGGGGCTGTTGCTGACTGCTTCTGTCTGCTTGCTTCTCTTTAGGCTTTGCCGTTCTGCTCCTCGcttcttgcttctttcttcctctgtcatCTTTTCCGTTTTTCCTCTGACTTTTTATATAGTAAAaagttccttcttttcttcaattATTGCCAGAGGCTGCAAATTGGTAGCTGCAGGTCTTCCCTTTGTATTCAGATTTCCTGAAATTCTTGTATTTGCTACCAATTTGCATTAGTTGTCTGGCGCtttagcattttatctttttagtccTGACAAAAGAGAGTCTGTTGATTTGAATCTGCTGGTGGAAATaagtttgatacattttaaacagtgtAAAAAGCCAGGCTTTTGTGGATTCAAGTTTGATACATTTTAGCAAAGTAAACCCAGCTCCGGAGCCAGGGTATTTCTGAATCAagaggctgcttttttttttctattttcagtgtATTCACATTACACTGGGTTAGAGAGAGAAACTTAGGCTGAAGTTAAGCTTTTCAGAAACTACCTAGCCTCAATGGCAGCAACTACAGAAGTTGCATCAAGCTATAATACAATATGAATTTATGAACTATCAGCTTTGAGAAAATCAAATCGctatttataaatttaaaaatataaacaatagAAGTTCCATtcaataggagaaaaaaaaccaatggAATTAATGAGTGCATGCTGGAGGGGACAAGTATTATTGCTCATTGTCACACTGTCAAAGAGGGCATGGGCAGAGGAATAGAAACAGCGCTATAAAAATCCAGCAATAATGAAGTAGAGAAATAATAAGGCAGAGAAATCCTCTAAGTATATATTACAGGTATGGAAAAAGGAACAGTTATTTGCATGAAAGCAAGCCTTTCTCATGCCAGGAGTGATGAAGAATCTGTACGTGTTTCAATGTAAAAGCATATTAATTTGACTCAGATTTGTTGACATGTATCAGTGGTCCAGAATAATTCTGTATAAGGAAGCTACTAAATATTTCACACAGTATAATCTCTATCCTTTTATC
The DNA window shown above is from Calypte anna isolate BGI_N300 chromosome Z, bCalAnn1_v1.p, whole genome shotgun sequence and carries:
- the SMIM15 gene encoding small integral membrane protein 15; translated protein: MFDVKAWAEYIVEWAAKDPYGFLTTVILALTPLFVISAALSWKLAKMIEAREREQKKRQKRQENIAKAKRAKKD